Part of the Egibacteraceae bacterium genome is shown below.
TACCGCGCCTGCTGACCGTCGAGAACTTCGAGGGCTTCCCGCTGCGCAAGGACTTCCTGCTGTCCACCCGGGAGGCCAAGCCCTGGCCCGGCCTGAAGGAGCCCAAGGCGGTCGGCGCCGAGGAGGGGGCCGACGCGACCGCGGCTGAGGCGCCCGTCAGCGCCGAGGACAAGGCCAAGGCCAGCCAGGCCCGCGCCGAGCGCGCCCGCGAGAAGGCCGCCGCGATGCGCGCCCAGAAGCAGGCCGAGCGGGAGGCGGCGCAGTCAGCGAGCACCGAGGAGGCGCAGGCGGCCGGGGCGGCCACCGCCGACGAGCAGTCCGACGCCCAGGCGGCCGCGGCGAACGGGACGACCGGCGGCGACACCGGCGGCGAGGCGGCGGCCCACGTCGCCGCCGCCGCCGGCGAGCCCGAGCCGCAGACCCCCTCGGGCGCCGCCGACATCGCCGGCACCGCCGTCGCGAAGGACGCCGCCGCCGGGGCGGTCGGGGGTGACCCGGCCGTGGGCGCCCCGGGGGACGCGACCGGCAGCGAGCCGCCGGTCCACGACCCCCAGGCCGAGGCCGCCGTCGGCGAGGGGGCCCCACCGACCCCCAGCGGGACGCCGGGCGTGGAGGCGGAGGGCCGGCACGCCGAGGCGCACGCACGGGACCGGTCGGCCGAGCCCGGCGTGTCCAGCGCCCCGCTCGACGACGAGCGCGCGCCCACGTCGGACGACGCCGACGTGGACCGCGAGCCCGGCGAGATCCTCGACGAGACCTCCACGCGACGCGACGACCGCCCGTCCGAGGCGCCGGAGACCAGCGACGGGGAAGGCGACCGGCCATGACCGACCTGGACAGCATGACCACCGAGCGCGGGGAGGGCCTGCTCCCCGGTGGGCCCGGCGAGGGTCTGCTCGTGGAGGTCCGCGACGAGGGCGAGCTGACCACCCAGGACATGAACCTGAACATCGGGCCGCAGCACCCGGCGACGCACGGCGTGCTGCGCGTGGTCATCGACCTCGACGGCGAGAAGATCCGGCGGGCCCGGCCGGTCATCGGCTACATGCACCGGGGGTTCGAGAAGCTCGCCGAGGCGCGGGACTACCGCCAGATCATGGCGCTGGTCAACCGCCACGACTGGCTGTCGGCATTCAACAACGAGCTCGGTGTGGCGATCGCCGTCGAACGGATGATGGGCCTTGAGGTCCCCGACCGCGCCCAGTGGATCCGCGTGCTCATGGCCGAGTGGAACCGCATCCTGAACCACCTGATGTTCATCGGGTCCTTCGGCCTGGAGCTCGGCGCGATCACCCCCGTGTTCTTCGCCTTCCGCGAGCGCGAGGACATCCAGCACCTCATGGAGAGCGCGACCGGCGGGCGGCTGCACTTCAGCTACGCCCGGGTCGGCGGGCTGAAGGAGGACCTGCCCCGGGGTTTCCTCGCCGCCAGCGCCCAGATGACCACCAACGTGCGTGCGCGCAGCCAGGAGTACCGCGACCTGCTCGAGGGCAACGAGATCTTCATCGCCCGCACCAGGGGGGTCGGACCGCTGCCGGCCGACGTCGCGGCCAGCTACGGGGTCACCGGGCCCACCCTGCACGCGATCGGGGTGCCCGAGGACGTCCGGGTGTCCGAGCCCTACGCCAAGTACGGCGACATCGACGTGCACGTCCCCGTGGGCACCAACGGGGACAGCTACGACCGCTTCATGGTGCTGCTGAACCGGATCGACGCCAGCTGCGACATCATCGACCACGTCCTCGACAACATCTCGGCGGGGCCGGTGACCACCAACCTGCCGAAGGTGGTCAAGGCGCCCGAGGGCGCGATCTACGTCCGCACCGAGAACCCCCTGGGCCAGTGCGGCTACTACCTGGTCAGCGACGGCAAGAAGAACCCCTGGCGCCTGAAGATGCGCACCCCGTCGTTCAACAACATCGCGATGATCTCCTATCTGCTGGAAGGGGCGCTGCTGAGCGACATGATCGCCATCCTCGGCAGCGTGTTCTTCGTCGTCGGCGACGTGGACCGGTAGGGCGATGGCGATCGTGGCGCAGTCCCTGTTCGCGCTCGACAGCGTCTGGCTGTCGCTCGGCCTGAAGCTCGGGCTCATCGTCGTGTTCTTCCTGACGGCCCCGCTGGCCATCGGCTACATGGAGCACAAGGTGATGGCGCACATGCAGGACCGGATGGGCCCCATGGAGGCGGGCATCGGGCCGATCAGGCACGGGGTGGGCCAGCTGGTCGCCGACGGCGTGAAGTTCATCCAGAAGGAGGACATCATCCCCTCGGCGGCGGACAAGTGGGTGTTCGCCTGGGCGCCGGCGGTCTCCCTGGTACCGGTGCTCGTGGTGCTCGTCGTGATCCCGTTCGGGCCCGGGGTCTGGGCCGAGGATCTCGACGCCGGCATCTTCTTCGCGCTGGCCGTCTCCTCGGTCGGCGTGCTCGGCATCCTGATGGCCGCCTGGTCGAGCGCCAACAAGTACTCGCTGATGGGCGGCATCCGGGCGGCGGCGCAGCTCATCGCCTACGAGCTGCCGCTGGTGCTGGCCGCAGCCGCCATCGTGCTGCAGACGGGCACGCTCTCCCTGGTGGGCATCGTCGAGGCCCAGCACGAGTTCCGCCTGTTCGGGGCGGTGCCGGTGCCCTTCGCCGTGCCCCACCTGATCGGCTTCGGGATGTTCTACGTCGCGGCGCTGGCCGAGCTGTCCCGGCCACCCTTCGACATGCCGATCGCGGACTCCGAGATCATCTTCGGCCACATGACCGAGTACACCGGTCTGCGCTACGCGTTCTTCATGCTGTCGGAGTACGCCGGGATGGTCGTCCTGTCGGCGCTGGCCACCGTGCTGTTCCTGGGCGGGTGGTATCCCTGGCCGGGCGTCGGGCTGCCCGCCGGCGCGCTGGGGGCGGTGCTGGGGTTCGCGATCACGATGGGCAAGATCGTGGGCCTGACGTTCGTTATGGTCTGGCTGCGCGCCACGTTCCCGCGCTTGCGTGAGGACCAGCTGCAGCAGATGTCCTGGCTGGTTCTCATCCCCCTGGCCCTGCTCAATATCGTCGTCGTTGCGATCGCGAAGGTGATGTGGTGATGCGCACCCTCCCGAAGATCGGCCTGCTCAAGGGCCTGGGTGTCACGCTCAAGACGATGATGACCCCGGCCACGACCGCGCAGTACCCCCACGTCAAGCCCGACCTGCCGCCACGGACCCGCGGCGTGATCGCCTTGATGGAGGAGAACTGCACCGTCTGCATGCTCTGCGCCAAGGAGTGCCCCGACTGGTGCATCTACATCGACAGCCACAAGGACACCATCCCGCCGAAGAAGGAGGGCGGGCGGGCACGCACGCGCAACCAGCTGGATCGCTTCGCGATCGACTTCGCGCTCTGCATGTACTGCGGCATCTGCGTGGAGGTGTGCCCGTTCGACGCCCTGTTCTGGTCCCCGGAGTTCGAGTACTCGACCTACTCGGTCCGTGAGCTGACCCACGAGAAGGAGCGCTTGCGGGTGTGGATGGACACGGTGCCCGCGCCACCGGACCTGGAGGTGGGCGCGGAGATCCCGCCCGAGATCAGCGACGGTCTGGCGGCCGCGCGCAAGGCCG
Proteins encoded:
- a CDS encoding NADH-quinone oxidoreductase subunit C; this translates as MTSSSQAPATPATAGGPASPLEAAAIAGRLRAQLGAAVHDIDTAFGQATVTLAPEALPEAARLCRESPELAFDFYSFNTGVDLGEDGFAVVTVLYSMRHRHHVLLRVLAPGGREAPRVPTLTHLYLGANWHERETYDMFGIDFEGHPGLLPRLLTVENFEGFPLRKDFLLSTREAKPWPGLKEPKAVGAEEGADATAAEAPVSAEDKAKASQARAERAREKAAAMRAQKQAEREAAQSASTEEAQAAGAATADEQSDAQAAAANGTTGGDTGGEAAAHVAAAAGEPEPQTPSGAADIAGTAVAKDAAAGAVGGDPAVGAPGDATGSEPPVHDPQAEAAVGEGAPPTPSGTPGVEAEGRHAEAHARDRSAEPGVSSAPLDDERAPTSDDADVDREPGEILDETSTRRDDRPSEAPETSDGEGDRP
- a CDS encoding NADH-quinone oxidoreductase subunit D, which translates into the protein MTDLDSMTTERGEGLLPGGPGEGLLVEVRDEGELTTQDMNLNIGPQHPATHGVLRVVIDLDGEKIRRARPVIGYMHRGFEKLAEARDYRQIMALVNRHDWLSAFNNELGVAIAVERMMGLEVPDRAQWIRVLMAEWNRILNHLMFIGSFGLELGAITPVFFAFREREDIQHLMESATGGRLHFSYARVGGLKEDLPRGFLAASAQMTTNVRARSQEYRDLLEGNEIFIARTRGVGPLPADVAASYGVTGPTLHAIGVPEDVRVSEPYAKYGDIDVHVPVGTNGDSYDRFMVLLNRIDASCDIIDHVLDNISAGPVTTNLPKVVKAPEGAIYVRTENPLGQCGYYLVSDGKKNPWRLKMRTPSFNNIAMISYLLEGALLSDMIAILGSVFFVVGDVDR
- a CDS encoding complex I subunit 1 family protein; this encodes MAIVAQSLFALDSVWLSLGLKLGLIVVFFLTAPLAIGYMEHKVMAHMQDRMGPMEAGIGPIRHGVGQLVADGVKFIQKEDIIPSAADKWVFAWAPAVSLVPVLVVLVVIPFGPGVWAEDLDAGIFFALAVSSVGVLGILMAAWSSANKYSLMGGIRAAAQLIAYELPLVLAAAAIVLQTGTLSLVGIVEAQHEFRLFGAVPVPFAVPHLIGFGMFYVAALAELSRPPFDMPIADSEIIFGHMTEYTGLRYAFFMLSEYAGMVVLSALATVLFLGGWYPWPGVGLPAGALGAVLGFAITMGKIVGLTFVMVWLRATFPRLREDQLQQMSWLVLIPLALLNIVVVAIAKVMW
- a CDS encoding NADH-quinone oxidoreductase subunit I → MRTLPKIGLLKGLGVTLKTMMTPATTAQYPHVKPDLPPRTRGVIALMEENCTVCMLCAKECPDWCIYIDSHKDTIPPKKEGGRARTRNQLDRFAIDFALCMYCGICVEVCPFDALFWSPEFEYSTYSVRELTHEKERLRVWMDTVPAPPDLEVGAEIPPEISDGLAAARKAAEAQAAQLMAASQPAAGGGGAAGGGQAAAPAGDDDIHVEAQVDQEVFDQLVAEGKSERVARAKAKAAYVRKEKARIRAERAAG